Part of the Imperialibacter roseus genome, TCAGCCTTAGGGAACGCTGCCAGGTGCACTGACTCATCCGTTTCCCTTCCTGACACCTTATTGAGGTCAGAGAAAACACGCTCCATATAAAAAGGAGCGATCGGCGCAGCCAGGCGAGCTACTGTCTCCAGGCAGTCGTACAACGTTTGGTAGGCCGCTTTCTTGTCTTCGTTGTACTCACCTTTCCAGAAACGCTTCCTGTTCAGGCGCACATACCAGTTGGACATATCGTCCACAACAAAATTCTGAATCAACCGGCCGGCCTTCGTTGGCTCGTAATCGTCATAGGCTTCCGCCACCTGCTTCTTCACCGTATTCAGGCGAGAGGTAATCCACCGGTCGCTCTCTGTTCTCTTATTCAAAGGAACGGCAGCCTCACTGTAGTTAAACCCATCCAGATTAGCGTAGAGCGCAAAGAAATTGTAGGTATTGTAGAGGGTTCCAAAGAAACGACGCTGTACTTCTACTATTCCATCGATATCAAACTTGAGGTTATCCCACGGATTTGCATTGGTGATCATATACCAGCGGGTGGGGTCGGCACCGTACTTCTCCAATGTAAGGAAGGGGTCAGCGGCATTGCCCAGGCGCTTCGACATTTTATTGCCGTTTTTGTCCAATACCAGACCGTTGGCAATCACATTTTTGAAGGCTACACTGTCGAACAGCATACCTGCTATTGCATGGAGTGTGAAGAACCAGCCACGGGTTTGATCCACACCTTCTGCGATATAGTCCGCAGGATAGTTGGCTTCAAATATCTCCTTGTTTTCAAATGGGTAGTGCCACTGCGCATAGGGCATAGCGCCCGAGTCAAACCAAACGTCGATCAGGTCAGTCTCCCGGCGCATGGGACGACCACTTTCACTTACCAAAATCACATCATCCACGAAAGGCCTGTGCAGATCCATATCGTCGGCAACGGGTGCCTTCATCAGGCCAGCTTTTACGGCCTTTTCCGATTCTGCTTTGAGCTCAGCAAATGAGCCGATGCATTTCATTTCTGACCTGTCGTCTGTTGCCCAGATAGGCAAAGGCGTGCCCCAGAAACGGCTGCGGCTCAGGTTCCAGTCCACCAGGTTCTCCAGCCAGTTGCCAAAGCGGCCGGTTCCGGTCGACTGCGGCTTCCAGTTGATGGTGTTGTTCAATGCCACCAGCTTGTCTTTGTAGGCTGTGGTTTTGATGAACCAGGAATCCATAGGATAGTAAAGCACCGGCTTGTCTGTTCTCCAGCAATGCGGATAGGTGTGCTCGTATTTCTCTACCTTAAAGGCTTTGTTTTCCTGCTTGAGAATGATGGAAATAATGACGTCCGTCGATTTGAAATTCGGATCGCTTTCATCCTCCTCTTTATAGTTCTTTACATAAAATCCGTCTTCGTCATACTCCTTGTGGGCGGTGATGTCCCACTCTTTCATCTTGGCTTTCAGGTAGGCTCCCACTTCATTGACAAACTTTCCTTTCTTGTCAACGATAGGCACTTCAAAACCACCCTCATCTTTCACAAAAACACCGGGCAGGTTGTTCTGCACGGAGGTTCGAAAGTCATCCGCACCAAAGGTCTTGGAGATGTGCACAATGCCAGTACCGTCCTCAGTCGTCACAAAGTCGCCAATTACCACGGTGAAAGCGGGTTTCTCCAGCTTCACCACAGGAACGAGCTGCTCATAGGCCATGCCGGCCAGTTCTTTGCCTTTGTATTCCTGCACCACTTTGAATGGAATCAACTTGTCGCCGGGCTTATAGTCTTCCAGCTTTAGGTCGGCGGCCTTCTGATTGAAGTAAGCACTGACTCTGTCTTTTGCCAGGATCACATTTACCGGCGCAAAAGTATACTGATTGAAAGTGGCCACCTTCACGTAGGCGATCTCCTTACCCACAGCCAAACCGTTGTTGGCTGGCAAAGTCCACGGGGTGGTGGTCCAGGCAAGGAAGTAGTCGTTTTCTGTTCCTTCGATCTTGAACTGCGCCGCAATGGTGGTGTCTTTCACCATTTTATACGTGCCCGGCTGGTTCAGTTCGTGAGAGCTAAGACCGGTGCCTGCTGCGGGCGAATACGGCTGTATGGTGTAGCCTTTGTAAAGAAGGCCTTTGTCGTAAAACTTCTGCAATAAATTCCAGACAGACTCAATATAATCTTTCTCGAAGGTGATGTAAGGATTATCCAAATCGACCCAGTAGCCCATTTTCTCAGTGAGGTCGTCCCACTGCCCTTTGAACTTCATCACCGCCTCACGGCACTTCTGGTTGTACTCCTCAACTGATATTTTCTTGCCGATATCGTCTTTGGTGATGCCCAGCTCTTTTTCTACCTGAAGTTCAACAGGCAAACCATGAGTATCCCAACCGCCTTTTCTTTTTACCTGAAAGCCTTGCTGCGTTTTATAACGACAAAAAATATCCTTCACCGTCCTCGCCATCACGTGGTGAATACCCGGTGTGCCGTTGGCCGATGGGGGACCTTCGTAGAAAGTAAAAGTCGGGCGGCCCTCTCTTGAGCTTACAGATTTTTCAAATATTTTCTTCTGCTTCCAGTCTTCCAGCACTTCGGAAGCTACCTTGGCCAAGTCTATAGATTTATACTCTCTGTATTTCACAGCTTTCGTCATGATCTTCTCCTGAAAATTCAATCTTTAAGTACTACGATTGTGTTTGTTTGCTATTGAGCTCTTCCAGCTTAATTCGGTCAATGTCAATTTCTTCGTCGTCATTTTCCGTGTAAAAATCGCTATAGCTATCAATAAGCAAATGCTCGTTTTTGTTCCTCTTGCCGCTATCGAATCGCAGCAGTAAAGACGGCAGCAAGATGGTGTTCGTAAACATGGCAAAGAACAAAGTGGTAGAGGTCAGCGTTCCGAGCGCCACCGTTCCGCCAAATTCTGAAAAGGCAAATATTACGAAGCCAAAGAAAAGAATGATCGAAGTATAGATCATGCTGGATCCCACTTCTTTGATGCTTTTGCTCACTGCCACTGGCACAAAGAAATTGTTCGCAAACAATTCCAGCCTGTACTTGGCCAGGAAGTGGATGGAGTTGTCAACCGATATCCCGAAAGCAATGCTAAAAATAAGGGCAGTGCTTGGCTTGAGTGGTATCCCAAAATAACCCATGATTCCCGCCGTAATGATCAACGGAATAAAGTTGGGTATCAGGGAAACAATGATCATCCGCAGGTTTCTGAAAAGCAGCCCCATCACAATGGCGATAACAAAAAAGGCCAGCACCATGCTACTGATAAGGTTTTGTATCAGGAATTTATTGCCCTTTATGAAAAGTAAAGTAGTGCCTGTGATGGTGGCAGACATTTTTGTTCCTTCAAAAAGGTCGGTAATCTTCGGCTCTATTACCTGAGTGACCAAGCTATCCATTTTATCTGAGCCCACATCGGCGATACGTACTGACACACGAACGATCTGACCGGTTGAGTCAATAAAGTTACTGGCCAGGCCTGAGCTCATTCCAGCCTCACCCTGAAGATAGCGAAGGACAAATGCCTGATCCCGGCTGGTTGGCAGCGAGTAAAACGCCGGGTTTTCGTTGTAAAAAGCCTGCCGGGCAGCCTTCACAAAACTTACGATGGAAACAGGCTGAGAGATGTAAGGTATGCTGTCAAGGAAATTGACCAATTGATCAATTTTCCTGAGGTTATTCAGGTTGAGTACTCCCTTTTTGTTGCCAGTATCAATCAAGAGCTCCAGTGGCATAACACCACTAAAATTCTCCTCGAAGAAAGCCAGGTCATACCTAACGGGGCTATCGTCGGGTAGGTCATCGATCATATGCGAAACTGCTCTGATACGAGACATTCCAAATATCGACACCGCTACCAACACTATTGAGAACAAAAACACTTTGTATTTGTGCCTGTGCACCAGAAGGTCTATCCCATACAGCAGCTTAGCCAGCGGCTTCATGTCGAGGTGCTTCAGGTGGCGCTTTTTAGGTGGCGGCAAATAAGAAAAGACCGTTGGGATGAATACGATGCTCACGATGAAAGTGGACATGATATTGATGCCAGCTATGGTTCCAAATTCACGAAGCACTACAATGTCAACGATAAGAAGCACGAGAAATCCAATGGCTGTGGTGAAGTTGGTCATCAACGTCACAATGCCAATCCGCCTGATCATGTTCGACAAGGCCATCATTTTGTCGCCATGCAGGGCATATTCCTGGTGGTATTTGTTGAGCAAATACACGCAGTTGGGTATACCTATGACGACAATAATTGGCGGAATGAGCCCAGTAAGCAGGGTGATTTTATAGCCGAAGAGAGACAGTGTTCCCATCACCCATACGATCATGGTGCCAATAAGAATGAGCGGGAAAAGCACAGCCTGGAATGACCGGAAGAAAAAGAAAAGGATGATGCCCGTAACAATGATAGAAAGCACGAGAAATAGCTGGAGCTCGGCCTTTACCTTGCTTGTGTTGATAAATCTGATGTAGGGCAAGCCAGCATAATGCAGCTTGATGCCCGTTTCCTCTTCAAATAGCTGAGCCACCATCAGCACATCGCCCACCACACCATCACGGTTTTTTGTGCTGAGAATTTCCTTGTTGATGGACACCATGATAAGCGTGGCCCCATTGTCAGGGTTGATTAGCTGACCGCTATAAACTTTGATTTGGTTAGCCTCCCGCAACATAGAGTCGAGCGCCGGTTGCGTGTCAGGAATGCTCGTGAAAAACGGCTTCATTTCCAGCCGCTTTTTTTCATCGTTCTTTACAAGGTGCTGGAGGCTCGGAAGGGAAAGTACGTTTGTGATATTGTTGATGCGAGCCAGCTCGTCGGCCAGGTACCTGAACTTTTGAAAGTTCTCCACCTTGTAGATGGCGCTGTCTTTTACGCCAATAGCCAGCATGTTTCCATCTTCACCAAACAGCTTTTTGAATTCCTGAAAATAGACCATGTCGGGGTCTGTATCCGGAACTGTTTTGGCAAGATCGAACGACCACTCAACTTTCCGGGCCTGATAGCCAAAAAAGGCTGTAAGGATAACCAGAATGATAAGAAGGGGAAGCCTGAATTTCAGGATGATATGTGCTAACTGGGTCCACATTTCCAAACGGAGCACAAATGTAATGAAATAATCTTTCTAAGGTAGTTGAGGGTCATTATTCCTTTCCTATTTCTACGATCTTATTCCTGGCAGTGAGATGCCAGTGAGATTTCGGTACAGGGAAAGTGCATGGCCATCGGTGAGACCAGAGATGAAATCAAGCACCGTTCGTAAGAGTTGATAGGTCGTTTCTGACTTTTGAATGCCCAAAAGAATGTCTGACGGCATGAGTTTGTATACGAGCTGGTCTCTATAGCCTGGTTTGTCAACAAAACGAACTTTGTAGGCAGCGCTACAGAAAGCCTCCATCAAACCTGAGATTACCTGAAACCCTGCCGCTTCTTTTTCGATTACCTGCCTCGACTGGTAAATCTGTGCCACTGACAGTTTGCTGATTTTTTCCAAGGTAGCACTGCAAGGCACCAGCGAAAACAGGTCAGCGTTCAATGTCCCATCAAGGATTTCCTTTTCGTTATCCAGAAAGGCTTTCGTTAACTGCCCTACTAAAATGTTGATGGCAAGCGCCCTCAGCGTCGCCATCTTTTCCTCCACAGTTTCCAGGTCATCCAGCTTCTCCGGTTTGTAAGCGTCGCCTATTATTTCAGCCAGTAAGTCTCTCGCCACCTCGTAGCGCACCCAACCAAGCCGGCACCCATCCTCCAAATCTATGATATGATAGCAGGTGTCGTCAGCAGCTTCCACCAGGTACACCAGCGGATGCCTGGCCCAGGCTATGTTTTTTATTTCTTCCTTCAGGCTGGTGGCTGCTGCTACTTCCTGAAAGATGTTTGCTTCTGTCTGATAAAAACCAAACTTCTTCTGGCTCTTTTTCTCTTTACTCTTCCCTTCAAATGACGACTGGCAGGGGTACTTGGTAAATGCCGCCAGCGTAGCATGCGTAAGCCGCAGCCCTTTGTTTTGAGCATGGCAAAGCAGCCGAAGCCCCTGGGCGTTGCCCTCAAATGAAACAAGATCAGCCCATTCGGCTTTTGTTACTTTCGACTCGAATATCCTTCCTTCGACATGGTTAAGAAAAAATTCCGAAATGGCTTTTTCGCCAGAATGCCCGAATGGTGGGTTGCCGATATCGTGCGCCAGGCAGGCAGCAGCCACAATGGAACCAAAGTCAGCGGCTGTGAGCGCAAGGCCTTTTTCTCTTTCCAGTATTTTCTCCCCCACCATTTTGCCCAACGACCTACCCACGCTTGACACCTCAAGGCTGTGGGTAAGCCGGTTGTGCACAAAGTCGTGGTCGGGCAAAGGAAATACCTGCGTTTTGTCCTGCAGCCTGCGAAAAGGATAGGAGAAAATAATGCGGTCATAGTCCATTTCGAAAGGACTGCGGGCAGGGTCGAAGTTGATGCTTTTGGTGGCGCCGTATCGTTGGCTGTTGAGGAGTTCTTTCCAGATCATTGCGCCAAAGATAATAACCTGATGGGGTCCTGCCTCAATAAAAGAACGGTAAACTTGTACAGTCGTGGATGCTCCAGCTGAAAGTCGATTGGCCTCTCGAAGAAATTCTCTATGGCCACGGCAAAAAACTCGTCTATGGAAACACCTCCATAGCTTCTGAAGAAGGTCTCCGTTCCTTCCCTTATCTCGCCGATAGTATTACGGGCAATTGTAGTCCACTCCTGAAGCACTCCTTCGTCAAAGAAGTTATACTCCTGGTTAAAGATTCCATTCTCCAGCTTCAGGGCGTGGGCCATTTCGTGCAGGCCCAGGTTGCGTCCATCAGATCCATCGGCATAGCCACTCACAAAGCTTTTCCAGGACAGGACAATAATGCCGCCTCCCAGGTTCACTTCACCCCGATGATAGCGCTTGAAAATGGTGCTGTAGTAGTCATCAGGGTAGACTAATATTCTGCTGAAGTTTTCGAGATAGATATCAGGCAGGCCAAAAGTGAGCTGGGTAGCCGCCGCTGAGATCAGCACCTTCATTTCTTCCGTTACCG contains:
- a CDS encoding zinc-dependent peptidase, whose translation is MAYFLSAGVVFAFLWVVVRRSARSGSYWRWMRWESSSLTPDRVRPHIEKHFDYYRRLPAGFKIEFENKLIEFIDRKDFTPRQMQSVTEEMKVLISAAATQLTFGLPDIYLENFSRILVYPDDYYSTIFKRYHRGEVNLGGGIIVLSWKSFVSGYADGSDGRNLGLHEMAHALKLENGIFNQEYNFFDEGVLQEWTTIARNTIGEIREGTETFFRSYGGVSIDEFFAVAIENFFERPIDFQLEHPRLYKFTVLLLRQDPIRLLSLAQ
- the ileS gene encoding isoleucine--tRNA ligase, with protein sequence MTKAVKYREYKSIDLAKVASEVLEDWKQKKIFEKSVSSREGRPTFTFYEGPPSANGTPGIHHVMARTVKDIFCRYKTQQGFQVKRKGGWDTHGLPVELQVEKELGITKDDIGKKISVEEYNQKCREAVMKFKGQWDDLTEKMGYWVDLDNPYITFEKDYIESVWNLLQKFYDKGLLYKGYTIQPYSPAAGTGLSSHELNQPGTYKMVKDTTIAAQFKIEGTENDYFLAWTTTPWTLPANNGLAVGKEIAYVKVATFNQYTFAPVNVILAKDRVSAYFNQKAADLKLEDYKPGDKLIPFKVVQEYKGKELAGMAYEQLVPVVKLEKPAFTVVIGDFVTTEDGTGIVHISKTFGADDFRTSVQNNLPGVFVKDEGGFEVPIVDKKGKFVNEVGAYLKAKMKEWDITAHKEYDEDGFYVKNYKEEDESDPNFKSTDVIISIILKQENKAFKVEKYEHTYPHCWRTDKPVLYYPMDSWFIKTTAYKDKLVALNNTINWKPQSTGTGRFGNWLENLVDWNLSRSRFWGTPLPIWATDDRSEMKCIGSFAELKAESEKAVKAGLMKAPVADDMDLHRPFVDDVILVSESGRPMRRETDLIDVWFDSGAMPYAQWHYPFENKEIFEANYPADYIAEGVDQTRGWFFTLHAIAGMLFDSVAFKNVIANGLVLDKNGNKMSKRLGNAADPFLTLEKYGADPTRWYMITNANPWDNLKFDIDGIVEVQRRFFGTLYNTYNFFALYANLDGFNYSEAAVPLNKRTESDRWITSRLNTVKKQVAEAYDDYEPTKAGRLIQNFVVDDMSNWYVRLNRKRFWKGEYNEDKKAAYQTLYDCLETVARLAAPIAPFYMERVFSDLNKVSGRETDESVHLAAFPKADESAIDKELETKMALAQEVSSLIHSLRKKQMIKVRQPLSRILIPVLNASTRHYIEAVEDLILSEVNVKAIEYIDDTSGILVKSIKPNFRKLGQQHGPIMKDIAAAVKEMTQEDIVSLEGTGKFLLKTAKGDIELTPEDFEISSEDIPGWLVASENGLTVALDITITDELKREGIARDLVNRVQNLRKDMGLDVQDKIRLSVKEGEKMVNEALISFKDYICSETQALSLEMVGDLTDAVVLDMDEFNLEVKVTV
- a CDS encoding efflux RND transporter permease subunit, yielding MWTQLAHIILKFRLPLLIILVILTAFFGYQARKVEWSFDLAKTVPDTDPDMVYFQEFKKLFGEDGNMLAIGVKDSAIYKVENFQKFRYLADELARINNITNVLSLPSLQHLVKNDEKKRLEMKPFFTSIPDTQPALDSMLREANQIKVYSGQLINPDNGATLIMVSINKEILSTKNRDGVVGDVLMVAQLFEEETGIKLHYAGLPYIRFINTSKVKAELQLFLVLSIIVTGIILFFFFRSFQAVLFPLILIGTMIVWVMGTLSLFGYKITLLTGLIPPIIVVIGIPNCVYLLNKYHQEYALHGDKMMALSNMIRRIGIVTLMTNFTTAIGFLVLLIVDIVVLREFGTIAGINIMSTFIVSIVFIPTVFSYLPPPKKRHLKHLDMKPLAKLLYGIDLLVHRHKYKVFLFSIVLVAVSIFGMSRIRAVSHMIDDLPDDSPVRYDLAFFEENFSGVMPLELLIDTGNKKGVLNLNNLRKIDQLVNFLDSIPYISQPVSIVSFVKAARQAFYNENPAFYSLPTSRDQAFVLRYLQGEAGMSSGLASNFIDSTGQIVRVSVRIADVGSDKMDSLVTQVIEPKITDLFEGTKMSATITGTTLLFIKGNKFLIQNLISSMVLAFFVIAIVMGLLFRNLRMIIVSLIPNFIPLIITAGIMGYFGIPLKPSTALIFSIAFGISVDNSIHFLAKYRLELFANNFFVPVAVSKSIKEVGSSMIYTSIILFFGFVIFAFSEFGGTVALGTLTSTTLFFAMFTNTILLPSLLLRFDSGKRNKNEHLLIDSYSDFYTENDDEEIDIDRIKLEELNSKQTQS
- a CDS encoding deoxyguanosinetriphosphate triphosphohydrolase, which produces MIWKELLNSQRYGATKSINFDPARSPFEMDYDRIIFSYPFRRLQDKTQVFPLPDHDFVHNRLTHSLEVSSVGRSLGKMVGEKILEREKGLALTAADFGSIVAAACLAHDIGNPPFGHSGEKAISEFFLNHVEGRIFESKVTKAEWADLVSFEGNAQGLRLLCHAQNKGLRLTHATLAAFTKYPCQSSFEGKSKEKKSQKKFGFYQTEANIFQEVAAATSLKEEIKNIAWARHPLVYLVEAADDTCYHIIDLEDGCRLGWVRYEVARDLLAEIIGDAYKPEKLDDLETVEEKMATLRALAINILVGQLTKAFLDNEKEILDGTLNADLFSLVPCSATLEKISKLSVAQIYQSRQVIEKEAAGFQVISGLMEAFCSAAYKVRFVDKPGYRDQLVYKLMPSDILLGIQKSETTYQLLRTVLDFISGLTDGHALSLYRNLTGISLPGIRS